A genomic window from Acidobacteriota bacterium includes:
- a CDS encoding neuraminidase-like domain-containing protein translates to MGRILLRNRPAQKGLRLRLYHHAFGAAPVMLCDCLTQEGGYYSLDYHPQPKPKRVGKNRVSAQAEPAQVFNTEVRSVRGNGRNQRESSISEVQHNAARYLVLNIELMGQVQRPTTEYERLKESLAPYLPNLDALANLHEDGKRSDRTLLSKSAQVNRALITQAAMAVKLKADTGMKVEPLYALMRSGLPGEPQRLCMVDPRTVEETLTEAAASGQVALGKGGVRAAVEAFTKFAQKTLPTLKLPGSSASYANLLKISGLTPSQQNTFTQTYFTHKGDDAALWESLQDKLPAPQIEELRLQGKLCFLTLNNLTLVERLQAEARKAAAPLGLAWLADRGYDDAAKWETLVAKVAREEGKKQEDLVPPGFPGETARERVRSYAVEMAAKVRESYPLQALRRRIQGRDPELLLGRSRKEHDEISGHVVDFLTDAERAGFELGRTALGRFLKENEGSLFKRVAPTRELRAEMIAGERKDLDRRAALRFMQANWKQIAREMFSGLRGGEAKTAKAAVTKALRRSDLQRLTVSGFLKKESRNPRFAKAIGGTANAARLRNSLAALVKQEQAGFGGRAEARFKRRVVECVKTLVRLSQIAPDGEVLQVLYKLGLHSAREVSAFSPQVFKESFLREGKKLAAFKQGRVSEERLAGLAQLVQRKAALIHATALNVVAIAQTLEGPSAAAVSGSSGDPTTGSGEGLATDNPRRMAMQQLVSQYPTLEQLLGSTDFCECEDCRSVLSPAAYFVDLLRFLEHADPNPYDSTNESWAGFTQGWKERHGGAPYPFTSVERLETWNSAHPADPPLVELTPYQILLRHRPDLPHIPLTCENTHTALPYIDLVNEILEYWLLNPEAADTPEDDLMQSYVRYDTGQATTAELLAEPQNLLPDAYKKLRDEDCYPLALPFDLWLETVRLFFDHFDTPMWKALEAFRQVDELELFASEEPRQYYRAQICAECLSLSPSEYAILTGSSGHGWYELYGYASPTVAGRELRSAKTLSRRLGVTYRELVDVVKTRFVNPGLPDLGLLWKLGVEVGDAVRYFENRSTAAAPGTSEYAGTQRLFEERLAELGLKYQQSFAARHTSAQEELEKLWPSKFREALVLRDRHGFDPRVVRCDFGNTYLEYADSEAAEDHPAESLDFLRINLFVRLWRRLGWTIEETDMALAAFWPKASLPVTEDNRADAFRTALLYLAHFKYLAEELNPGKDGLQKLICLWSDIPTSGRASFYAQLFLAPSLVREADADPIFDDPLGEYLQNPEVKMEGQLAVLQGALGLKDGDVRRVLEDAGLDLATELTLANVSLLYRYGLLSKLLKLSIKELITLKALSGLNPFKPLEVAHITKLDDDHPFRQTIRFVAAATTIKQGGFKVEVLDYLLRHRFDPVGRYRGEIGAMSAFARATAQGIRNIDVQVQALENPAAVTDDLLLEMMELYLSPAAAKEVFDVLKGEKQVVATWSTELSEASRARLSLFDGEASISAHYDDIRGELRMTCRGILSRERLKALRSSVQAGTEVGSFRVRLKEMLDELAEKSRLAFAEAVKMILDAFENEALADDVDPDEKLDSEAFPGLFSGRYPLRASYDEARRVQRLGYYGVLLDEQKAEILQLTEGSPVEGVLARLLDDVQTKGAVVARSVIQACVGRAAANQEFAAGLPIRAIDSLDPRDFVLEPAVWVSFIPDPADAAQGEQQLSYRGLLGNAKRDDLVDVASHPTVAARLLGKTSSEDVSPASVQTQGKLFVEGLRAGVLDAMDFDGIFDAPELGAFPQTLEQGRVDLWKSVSAVVRRSLIHRFAAESLASTFAADPDTTALLLGDSTLMADRENRPVLDSFSRFPGSGMSATYFRSDSATQATRINDDPLTTASIDTTELHPGTAETFRPTAARSARFEGFLEVPRNGAYRFFAFVEKEAASVEFRIDLQPEPVVVEHTAETDADEVGVLVDLHRGVPYRLSVLFRNLGNGEARLEVLGENLPRGPLSRLTLYPAAAIEGFERARILMGKALQIVRTLELNSREARYLLSHRDDFDGLDWGALPIEQMAADAAEDEDLPSPQSLFEQILRVINYARLKREIAGGEDELIGIFECVEKSARNPLREPDDASQSSNADADAPWKRMADLTQRNPSVVRKIATRFGLIDARTVSVSSELELKARGDFANEKGLWRIWEALQIVERFGLSADELFRTMAIVSEGESGFPIATHLRSAVRANYDPQAWLRIVQPISDRLRRMKRDALVASAMGSDPERFPTAEALFEHFLIDPQMEPVVRTSRIRLALESVRRFVQRCLDGKEPWVSPAAINKDQWAWRKHYRVFEANRKIWLFPQNWLEPEFRDDKTHLFKDLEASLLQGDVTDELAEDAYFAYLKGLEQIARLDIVTTYMEGKDDPRPGTLHAIGRTHNPPHKHFYRSYDGSEWTPWEPVPVEIQGNNLVVIVWKQRVHLFWLTYMERAVEDNNSGNKAFEDMAKSVPSQISRKRMDVQLNWCDHFQGEWGSQQASGYVDPDFGPELSVYDTASASVSAAKESADGAVLIRFCLNGTLNVGAEYIPKSVLNVSTFEQWYSVTVPVDAATLALEWLSHFWDSYLKKVYCGSVQVPDVGSCSYYIDLEIYRRVVSEQGRSPDRSEVVFVVVPAHRTAFGECDYTFGKAFRLMNRNCPPELVPNPAWPWIPYQHKGRKFARYSVGDPLKIDQQEILTKFGMPTLPTVRSAHRASLTFPDYSGVDSVDSSEQYTWVHSKPFFYQDGSNAFFVQPSHDKGLREFNGWAPRFRLDDPFMLKVIR, encoded by the coding sequence GTGGGACGCATCTTGCTGCGAAACCGTCCCGCCCAGAAGGGGCTGCGGCTCCGACTCTACCATCATGCGTTCGGTGCTGCACCGGTCATGCTATGCGATTGCCTGACCCAGGAGGGCGGCTACTACTCCCTCGACTACCATCCGCAACCGAAGCCGAAGAGGGTGGGCAAGAATCGCGTCTCCGCGCAGGCTGAGCCCGCGCAGGTCTTCAACACCGAAGTACGGTCGGTTCGGGGCAACGGCAGGAACCAGAGGGAGTCCTCTATCTCGGAGGTACAGCACAACGCGGCCAGGTATCTGGTGCTCAATATCGAGCTGATGGGGCAGGTCCAGCGTCCGACGACCGAGTACGAGAGACTGAAGGAGTCCCTCGCCCCGTACCTTCCGAATCTCGACGCACTTGCCAACCTGCACGAGGACGGAAAGAGGAGCGATCGCACGCTGCTCTCCAAGTCGGCGCAGGTCAATCGCGCATTGATCACGCAGGCCGCGATGGCGGTCAAGCTCAAGGCGGATACAGGCATGAAGGTCGAGCCGCTGTACGCCCTCATGCGCTCTGGGTTGCCCGGCGAACCTCAGCGCCTGTGTATGGTCGATCCTCGAACGGTGGAGGAGACACTGACCGAGGCGGCAGCATCGGGCCAGGTGGCGCTAGGCAAGGGCGGCGTTCGGGCTGCTGTAGAGGCATTCACGAAGTTCGCGCAGAAGACGTTGCCGACACTCAAGTTGCCGGGCTCCAGTGCGAGCTATGCAAATCTCCTTAAGATCTCCGGCTTGACGCCTTCTCAGCAAAACACCTTCACCCAGACCTACTTCACGCACAAGGGCGACGACGCCGCGCTCTGGGAATCGCTGCAGGACAAGCTTCCGGCGCCACAGATCGAGGAGCTCAGGCTTCAGGGCAAGCTGTGCTTTCTCACGCTCAACAACCTCACGCTCGTCGAGCGGCTGCAGGCGGAGGCAAGGAAGGCGGCCGCACCGCTTGGTCTTGCCTGGCTGGCAGACCGCGGGTACGACGATGCCGCCAAGTGGGAGACCCTGGTCGCCAAGGTCGCCCGCGAGGAGGGCAAGAAACAGGAGGACCTCGTTCCGCCAGGCTTTCCGGGCGAGACTGCTCGGGAACGCGTCCGCAGCTATGCCGTCGAGATGGCTGCGAAGGTGCGCGAGAGCTATCCGCTGCAGGCGCTGCGGCGAAGGATCCAGGGGAGAGACCCCGAATTGCTCCTCGGAAGGAGCCGCAAGGAGCACGACGAGATCAGCGGCCACGTGGTCGATTTCCTCACCGACGCCGAAAGAGCGGGGTTCGAGCTCGGACGAACCGCGCTGGGGCGGTTCCTCAAGGAGAACGAGGGTTCCCTCTTCAAGAGGGTGGCTCCGACACGAGAGCTGCGCGCCGAGATGATCGCGGGCGAGCGGAAGGACCTCGACCGGCGCGCGGCCCTCCGCTTCATGCAGGCCAACTGGAAGCAGATTGCACGGGAGATGTTCAGCGGCCTAAGGGGAGGAGAGGCGAAGACAGCCAAAGCGGCCGTGACGAAGGCACTCCGGCGCAGTGACCTGCAGCGGCTGACCGTGTCTGGCTTCCTCAAGAAGGAATCGAGGAACCCGAGATTCGCGAAGGCCATCGGCGGAACGGCCAATGCGGCCAGACTGCGCAACTCCCTGGCCGCGCTCGTGAAGCAGGAGCAGGCGGGATTCGGGGGACGGGCGGAGGCTCGGTTCAAGCGCCGCGTCGTGGAATGCGTGAAGACGCTCGTACGCCTTTCACAGATTGCCCCCGATGGGGAGGTGCTTCAGGTGCTCTACAAGCTCGGCCTCCACTCGGCAAGGGAGGTGAGCGCGTTCTCTCCGCAGGTATTCAAGGAATCGTTCCTGCGCGAAGGAAAGAAGCTCGCCGCATTCAAGCAGGGACGGGTGTCGGAAGAACGCCTGGCGGGCCTGGCGCAGTTGGTGCAGCGGAAGGCCGCGCTAATCCACGCTACCGCTCTCAACGTCGTGGCGATCGCACAGACCCTGGAGGGTCCCTCGGCCGCCGCGGTTTCCGGATCTTCCGGGGACCCGACGACGGGCTCGGGTGAGGGTCTTGCGACGGACAATCCGCGCCGGATGGCGATGCAGCAGCTCGTTTCCCAGTATCCGACGCTCGAGCAGTTGCTTGGCTCGACCGACTTCTGCGAGTGCGAGGACTGCCGGTCGGTCTTGAGCCCGGCGGCGTACTTCGTTGACCTGCTCCGGTTCCTCGAGCACGCGGACCCAAATCCCTACGACAGTACCAATGAGTCCTGGGCGGGTTTCACGCAGGGCTGGAAGGAGCGGCACGGCGGCGCACCATATCCCTTTACGAGTGTGGAAAGGCTCGAGACCTGGAATTCCGCGCACCCTGCCGACCCCCCCCTGGTGGAACTGACGCCGTACCAGATCCTCCTGAGACACAGGCCGGACCTGCCCCACATCCCGCTCACCTGCGAGAATACGCACACGGCCCTTCCCTACATAGACCTCGTCAACGAGATCCTCGAGTACTGGCTCCTCAATCCCGAGGCCGCGGACACCCCCGAGGACGACCTGATGCAGTCCTACGTCAGGTACGACACGGGGCAGGCCACGACCGCGGAGTTGCTGGCCGAACCGCAGAATCTCCTTCCCGATGCCTATAAGAAGCTGCGCGACGAGGACTGTTATCCCCTGGCGTTACCGTTCGACCTCTGGCTGGAGACAGTGCGCCTCTTCTTTGACCACTTTGACACTCCAATGTGGAAGGCGCTGGAGGCCTTCCGCCAGGTCGATGAGCTGGAACTGTTTGCCAGCGAAGAACCCCGGCAGTACTACCGGGCGCAGATTTGCGCAGAATGCCTGAGCCTCTCGCCGTCGGAATACGCGATCTTGACAGGCTCGTCGGGGCACGGCTGGTACGAGCTCTACGGCTACGCGTCGCCCACTGTGGCTGGCCGCGAGCTGCGCTCGGCGAAGACCCTCTCGCGGCGGCTCGGCGTCACCTACCGCGAACTTGTGGACGTCGTCAAGACGCGCTTCGTCAATCCCGGCCTGCCGGACCTCGGCCTGCTCTGGAAGCTCGGCGTTGAGGTCGGGGATGCAGTCCGGTATTTCGAGAACCGCAGTACCGCTGCCGCTCCCGGCACGTCGGAGTACGCAGGGACACAGCGCCTATTCGAGGAGCGGCTCGCAGAGCTCGGCCTGAAGTACCAGCAGTCCTTTGCGGCCCGCCACACAAGTGCCCAGGAGGAACTGGAGAAGCTCTGGCCATCCAAGTTCCGAGAAGCCCTGGTTCTCCGCGACCGGCATGGCTTCGATCCGCGCGTCGTGCGCTGCGACTTCGGAAACACCTATCTAGAGTACGCGGATTCCGAGGCGGCGGAAGACCATCCCGCCGAGAGCCTCGATTTCCTCCGCATCAACCTTTTCGTAAGGCTGTGGCGCAGGCTTGGCTGGACCATCGAGGAAACCGACATGGCACTGGCGGCCTTCTGGCCGAAGGCCTCCCTTCCCGTGACCGAGGACAACCGCGCCGACGCTTTTCGCACTGCGCTGTTGTACTTGGCGCATTTCAAGTACCTCGCCGAAGAGCTCAATCCGGGGAAGGACGGACTGCAAAAGCTGATCTGCCTGTGGTCCGATATCCCCACGTCGGGAAGGGCGTCGTTCTACGCGCAGCTCTTTCTCGCGCCGAGCCTTGTCCGTGAGGCAGACGCGGACCCCATATTTGACGACCCTCTCGGCGAATACCTCCAGAACCCTGAGGTGAAGATGGAGGGACAGCTCGCCGTGCTCCAGGGCGCGCTGGGGCTAAAGGACGGCGACGTCCGACGCGTGCTCGAAGATGCCGGCCTCGACCTGGCCACAGAACTGACGCTCGCCAACGTCTCGCTGCTATACCGCTACGGCCTGCTCAGCAAGTTGCTGAAGCTATCCATCAAAGAGCTCATCACGCTGAAGGCGCTGTCGGGATTGAATCCCTTCAAGCCGCTCGAGGTTGCTCACATCACCAAGCTGGACGACGACCATCCGTTCCGCCAGACCATCCGCTTCGTTGCGGCGGCTACAACAATCAAGCAAGGCGGATTCAAGGTGGAGGTCCTTGACTACCTGCTTCGTCACCGCTTCGACCCGGTGGGCAGGTATCGCGGGGAGATCGGCGCGATGTCGGCGTTTGCCCGGGCGACCGCGCAGGGGATCCGAAACATCGACGTCCAGGTCCAGGCGCTGGAAAACCCGGCCGCCGTGACCGATGACCTGCTGCTGGAAATGATGGAGCTCTACCTCAGTCCCGCGGCCGCCAAGGAGGTCTTCGACGTCCTCAAGGGTGAGAAGCAGGTCGTGGCGACATGGTCAACCGAGTTGTCCGAGGCAAGCAGGGCGCGCCTTTCGCTCTTCGACGGGGAAGCCTCGATCTCGGCGCACTACGACGACATCAGGGGCGAGCTGCGGATGACCTGTCGCGGGATACTGAGCCGAGAGCGGCTCAAGGCGCTCAGGAGCTCGGTGCAGGCTGGTACCGAGGTGGGTAGTTTCCGCGTGCGGTTGAAGGAAATGCTCGACGAACTCGCAGAGAAGTCGCGCCTCGCCTTCGCCGAGGCCGTGAAGATGATCCTCGACGCCTTCGAGAACGAAGCGCTCGCCGATGATGTGGATCCCGACGAGAAGCTCGACTCGGAGGCATTCCCCGGCCTCTTCTCGGGCAGGTACCCGTTGCGAGCGAGCTACGACGAGGCCCGGCGCGTGCAACGCTTAGGCTACTACGGCGTCTTGCTCGACGAGCAGAAGGCCGAAATTCTCCAACTGACGGAAGGAAGCCCGGTGGAAGGGGTTCTGGCACGCCTGCTCGACGACGTCCAAACGAAGGGCGCCGTCGTTGCCCGATCCGTGATCCAGGCATGCGTAGGACGTGCTGCCGCCAATCAAGAGTTCGCGGCGGGTCTTCCGATCAGGGCAATCGACAGCCTCGACCCGAGGGACTTCGTCCTCGAGCCCGCGGTATGGGTATCCTTCATACCGGATCCGGCGGATGCCGCGCAGGGTGAGCAGCAACTCTCATATCGTGGGTTGCTCGGCAACGCCAAACGCGACGACCTGGTTGACGTTGCTTCACACCCGACCGTCGCGGCGCGGCTTCTCGGGAAGACGTCTTCGGAAGACGTGTCGCCTGCCAGCGTGCAGACCCAGGGCAAGCTATTTGTCGAAGGACTTCGCGCTGGTGTTCTCGACGCCATGGATTTTGACGGCATCTTCGATGCCCCGGAACTCGGCGCCTTCCCGCAGACCTTGGAACAAGGCAGGGTGGACCTGTGGAAATCGGTCTCGGCAGTAGTACGCCGGAGCCTCATCCACCGGTTCGCGGCCGAGAGCCTGGCTTCCACTTTCGCCGCAGATCCGGACACGACCGCTTTACTGCTTGGCGATTCCACCCTTATGGCTGACCGCGAGAACAGGCCGGTGCTCGACTCCTTCTCCCGGTTCCCAGGAAGTGGGATGAGCGCGACCTACTTCCGGTCGGATTCGGCGACGCAGGCGACCCGAATCAATGACGATCCGCTTACCACCGCTTCGATCGACACCACTGAGCTTCACCCAGGCACCGCGGAGACATTTCGGCCGACCGCCGCGAGAAGCGCCCGGTTCGAGGGATTCCTGGAAGTGCCCAGGAACGGTGCCTACCGGTTCTTCGCCTTTGTCGAAAAGGAGGCAGCGAGCGTTGAGTTCAGGATCGATCTGCAACCCGAACCAGTGGTCGTGGAGCATACCGCCGAGACGGATGCCGACGAGGTGGGCGTACTCGTCGATCTCCACCGGGGCGTCCCTTATCGCCTGAGCGTTCTCTTCAGGAACCTCGGCAATGGCGAAGCGCGTCTCGAGGTGCTCGGCGAGAACCTGCCGCGCGGCCCGTTGAGTCGTCTCACTCTCTATCCGGCGGCCGCGATCGAGGGGTTCGAGCGTGCCAGGATCCTCATGGGCAAGGCGCTGCAGATCGTCCGCACACTCGAACTCAACAGCAGAGAAGCGCGCTATCTCCTCAGCCACAGGGACGATTTCGACGGGCTCGACTGGGGTGCGCTGCCGATCGAGCAAATGGCTGCGGACGCGGCAGAGGACGAGGATCTGCCATCACCACAATCGCTCTTCGAGCAGATCCTGCGCGTGATCAACTACGCCCGCCTGAAGCGCGAGATAGCAGGCGGCGAGGATGAACTCATCGGCATCTTCGAATGCGTCGAGAAGAGCGCGCGCAATCCGTTGCGCGAACCCGACGACGCCAGCCAGTCCTCCAACGCAGACGCGGACGCACCCTGGAAGCGGATGGCCGACCTGACGCAACGCAATCCTTCAGTCGTACGGAAGATCGCGACCAGGTTCGGCCTCATCGATGCCAGAACCGTGTCGGTGAGTAGCGAGCTGGAGCTCAAGGCCCGGGGCGATTTCGCCAACGAGAAAGGGCTTTGGAGGATCTGGGAAGCCTTGCAGATTGTCGAACGGTTCGGCTTGTCGGCCGACGAGCTTTTCAGAACGATGGCCATCGTCAGTGAGGGCGAAAGCGGCTTCCCGATCGCGACACACCTGCGCTCTGCCGTAAGAGCGAACTACGATCCGCAGGCTTGGCTGCGCATCGTGCAGCCGATATCAGATCGTCTCAGGCGTATGAAGCGCGATGCGCTGGTCGCCTCGGCTATGGGCAGCGACCCGGAACGGTTCCCGACAGCCGAAGCGCTGTTTGAACACTTCCTGATAGACCCGCAGATGGAGCCGGTGGTACGAACCTCTCGCATTCGCCTCGCGCTGGAATCGGTGCGCAGGTTTGTCCAACGTTGTCTCGACGGCAAAGAGCCCTGGGTCTCGCCTGCCGCCATTAATAAAGACCAGTGGGCTTGGCGGAAGCACTACCGGGTCTTCGAGGCAAATCGAAAGATCTGGCTGTTCCCACAGAACTGGCTTGAACCTGAGTTCCGGGACGACAAGACGCACCTGTTCAAGGATCTGGAAGCGAGTCTCCTGCAGGGCGACGTGACCGACGAACTGGCGGAAGATGCCTACTTCGCCTACCTGAAGGGGCTTGAACAGATCGCCCGACTGGACATCGTCACGACATACATGGAGGGGAAAGACGATCCGCGTCCAGGAACGCTACACGCCATCGGCCGTACGCATAACCCTCCGCACAAACACTTCTATCGCAGCTACGACGGCTCCGAGTGGACGCCTTGGGAGCCAGTGCCGGTTGAGATTCAGGGCAACAACCTCGTCGTGATCGTCTGGAAGCAGAGGGTGCATCTGTTTTGGCTGACATATATGGAGCGGGCAGTTGAGGACAACAACAGCGGGAACAAGGCGTTTGAAGACATGGCAAAGTCAGTCCCCAGCCAGATCTCGCGGAAGCGCATGGACGTACAGCTCAACTGGTGTGATCACTTCCAGGGTGAGTGGGGCTCGCAGCAGGCAAGCGGATACGTCGACCCGGACTTTGGCCCGGAGTTGTCCGTCTACGACACCGCTTCAGCGTCGGTCTCTGCCGCGAAGGAAAGCGCCGACGGTGCGGTGCTTATCCGTTTCTGCCTGAACGGAACACTGAACGTCGGCGCCGAGTACATCCCGAAGTCGGTGCTCAACGTCAGCACCTTCGAGCAATGGTACTCGGTCACCGTTCCGGTTGATGCGGCAACGCTTGCATTGGAATGGCTCTCGCATTTCTGGGATTCGTACCTGAAGAAAGTGTACTGCGGAAGCGTGCAAGTCCCTGACGTCGGCAGTTGCTCCTACTACATCGATCTCGAGATATATCGAAGGGTCGTTTCGGAACAGGGGCGCTCACCCGACAGGTCCGAAGTCGTGTTTGTCGTGGTGCCTGCCCACAGGACTGCCTTCGGCGAATGCGATTACACCTTCGGCAAGGCATTTCGCCTCATGAACAGGAACTGCCCCCCGGAATTGGTGCCCAACCCCGCTTGGCCCTGGATTCCTTATCAGCACAAAGGCCGCAAGTTCGCAAGGTACAGCGTCGGCGATCCGCTCAAGATCGACCAGCAGGAGATTCTCACGAAGTTCGGGATGCCTACTCTGCCGACAGTCAGGAGCGCGCATCGCGCCAGTCTGACATTCCCGGACTACTCAGGAGTGGACTCGGTAGACTCTTCGGAACAGTACACCTGGGTGCACTCAAAGCCCTTCTTCTATCAGGACGGCTCCAACGCGTTCTTCGTCCAGCCAAGTCATGACAAAGGCCTGAGAGAATTCAACGGCTGGGCGCCGAGGTTTCGCCTTGACGACCCGTTCATGCTGAAGGTGATTCGATGA